The Chlorocebus sabaeus isolate Y175 chromosome 6, mChlSab1.0.hap1, whole genome shotgun sequence genome has a segment encoding these proteins:
- the LOC103233790 gene encoding putative methyl-CpG-binding domain protein 3-like 5, whose amino-acid sequence MMPWALQKKREIHMAKARRRRAARSALPVRLTSCIFPRPVTRIRSHPDNQVRRRKGEEHLEKPQQLCAYRRMQALQPCSSQGEGSSPLQLENVFSILAPGMAGESLDRAGAERVHRLPESTPGQFPAVAGGPTPGVGCQLPPPLSGQLVTRADIRRQTRRVKKARERLARALQADRLARQAEMLTGR is encoded by the coding sequence ATGATGCCCTGGGCTTTACAGAAGAAACGAGAAATCCACATGGCCAAGGCCCGTCGGAGACGAGCTGCGAGGTCTGCTCTCCCCGTGAGACTCACCAGCTGCATCTTCCCGAGGCCGGTGACAAGGATCAGGTCTCATCCTGACAACCAGGTCAGACGCAGAAAAGGGGAGGAGCACCTGGAGAAGCCACAGCAACTCTGCGCCTACCGGAGAATGCAGGCCCTGCAGCCCTGCAGCAGCCAAGGCGAAGGTTCGAGTCCACTGCAGTTGGAGAACGTCTTCAGTATCCTCGCACCGGGGATGGCCGGTGAATCTCTGGACAGGGCTGGAGCTGAGCGTGTGCACAGGCTGCCCGAGTCCACCCCTGGGCAGTTTCCAGCTGTGGCAGGGGGGCCAACCCCAGGAGTGGGTTGTCAGCTCCCACCGCCCCTCTCGGGCCAACTGGTGACTCGTGCAGATATCCGGAGACAGACCAGGAGGGTGAAGAAAGCCAGGGAGAGATTGGCCAGGGCCTTGCAGGCAGACAGGCTGGCCAGGCAGGCAGAAATGCTGACGGGTAGATGA